The genomic segment TCCGGCACCGTTGCGGGCTTTTGTCAGGCGGCTCTAACAGCTAACTTTGTCAGATTTGTTAAAGCCGGAAAAGACTGATCCTTGCACGGAGAATATCCACGATTCGCACGCGACGCTACCATACACCTCACGCGCGAAAAGTTAAACGAAGCCGAGGTTTTGATTAGAGAAGTTGCGCAAATTTGGAAAGATTGCATTAAGGTCGGACCCCGAAACGCCGAACCAGTTGCCCAGCGTGGCGGCGTACTGATCGACTGAGGTCGTCGGGATGAAGGCGCTGCCCGCCATATAAGGGTTTGAAAAGCCGTTGATATCCATGCCGACGGTCGGATAAAGCCCGTACATATCGCCCCCTTTGACCGCGCCGCCCATGATCAACTGCGGTCCGGCCCACGCATGGTCGGTGCCGTCGCCATTGGTCGAATAGGTGCGCGAGAAGTCGGACGCGGTAAAGGTGGTGACATTGGCGCGCATGTCGACGCCGCCGATATTGGCGAGGGTCTGATCGAAATAGGCCAGCGCCTGCGACGCCTTGGCGAGATTGTTGGCCTGATCGCGGTTCTGATTGTCGTGGCTGTCCCAGCCGCCCAGCGACA from the Asticcacaulis sp. AND118 genome contains:
- a CDS encoding DUF1501 domain-containing protein, with amino-acid sequence MTPSDFANDYAAVTRRSVGAASVVNEVFGRSVVTAIPSPPAYTNPATGATEGNSLAMQLRTVARMIAAGPSFGLKRQVFMVSLGGWDSHDNQNRDQANNLAKASQALAYFDQTLANIGGVDMRANVTTFTASDFSRTYSTNGDGTDHAWAGPQLIMGGAVKGGDMYGLYPTVGMDINGFSNPYMAGSAFIPTTSVDQYAATLGNWFGVSGSDLNAIFPNLRNFSNQNLGFV